A genomic stretch from Acetobacter ascendens includes:
- the scpB gene encoding SMC-Scp complex subunit ScpB, which produces MTTDTADNTAFESAETIKVVQPENTMVSEEALRLAEALIFASTEPVSARRLAELLELRQLVPDGVDNLAAFVTAVLQALVQRYNGRGVMPVEIAGGWQFRTAPDLAPALTRVLERPRRFSRAVMETLAIIAYHQPCTRVQIEEIRGVSLGQNVLDTLIESALIMPKGRKEVPGRPVLWGTTQDFLRHFSLRSLADLPRREELLVEVPENAGAMGRPQTEIAFAKGAQESTDQTEHTPDTSDADAEPDSALQTEVDLAEGAENIDAQAEITPEVAEESIKPHVPAPEGS; this is translated from the coding sequence ATGACCACTGACACAGCGGATAATACTGCTTTTGAAAGTGCAGAGACCATTAAGGTGGTTCAGCCTGAAAACACTATGGTTTCAGAAGAAGCTCTACGCTTGGCTGAAGCACTTATTTTTGCGTCTACCGAACCCGTAAGTGCGCGCCGCTTGGCGGAGTTGCTGGAATTGCGCCAGCTTGTGCCAGATGGTGTAGATAATCTGGCCGCTTTTGTTACGGCCGTTTTGCAAGCCCTTGTGCAGCGTTACAATGGCCGAGGTGTAATGCCTGTTGAAATAGCCGGAGGGTGGCAGTTTCGGACAGCGCCAGATTTGGCGCCAGCTCTTACGCGTGTGCTTGAACGGCCTCGCCGTTTTTCACGCGCGGTTATGGAAACACTGGCGATTATTGCTTATCACCAGCCCTGCACGCGCGTGCAAATAGAAGAAATACGTGGCGTAAGCCTTGGGCAGAATGTGCTGGATACGCTGATAGAATCTGCACTCATCATGCCAAAAGGGCGCAAGGAAGTGCCGGGGCGGCCGGTGTTGTGGGGCACAACTCAGGATTTTCTACGTCACTTTAGTTTACGCTCTTTGGCTGACCTGCCACGTAGGGAAGAACTGTTGGTGGAAGTGCCTGAAAATGCAGGGGCAATGGGGCGGCCACAAACAGAAATTGCTTTTGCAAAAGGCGCGCAAGAGTCCACAGACCAAACGGAACATACGCCTGATACATCAGACGCTGATGCAGAACCGGATAGTGCGTTACAAACGGAGGTTGATCTAGCCGAAGGTGCTGAAAATATAGATGCGCAGGCAGAGATAACGCCAGAAGTTGCGGAAGAAAGCATAAAACCGCATGTTCCCGCGCCAGAAGGCTCATGA
- a CDS encoding segregation and condensation protein A has translation MEAGHTQADVESALSPAEVSGVLPAHVDTQAEQVPRVPLLRLEGFEGPMDLLLDLARAQKVDLARISILQLVEQYLAVVENARRVRLELAADWLVMAAWLAWLKSRLLLPPDDELAVEGEEAAELLQERLIELACMGELARWLDDRPRLGRDVFARGVAEDLVEIDRSGLALDMPQLMRAYMAAMRRNARKRIYAPRTLRFWTVQDALSRLTRLLGETPPGWSSLDIFLPDVLPEQAEGADAVRQRRAAVAGTLIAGLELAKSGRLELRQEEVFGQIMLRPHEETHEPGHDGAESTLSTEEAQNA, from the coding sequence ATGGAAGCAGGACACACGCAGGCAGATGTTGAAAGTGCGCTAAGCCCAGCAGAGGTTTCCGGTGTGCTGCCCGCTCATGTTGATACGCAGGCAGAGCAGGTGCCACGTGTGCCTTTGTTGCGTCTGGAGGGGTTTGAAGGCCCTATGGACCTTCTGCTTGATCTGGCACGGGCGCAAAAGGTTGATCTGGCGCGTATTTCTATTCTGCAACTGGTAGAACAATATCTTGCCGTTGTAGAAAATGCTCGTCGGGTTCGGTTAGAACTGGCCGCAGACTGGTTGGTTATGGCGGCATGGCTGGCATGGCTTAAATCCCGTCTGCTACTTCCCCCGGATGATGAACTCGCCGTAGAAGGTGAAGAAGCCGCAGAACTGTTGCAGGAGCGGCTGATAGAGCTTGCCTGTATGGGTGAACTGGCCCGCTGGCTGGATGACAGACCCAGATTGGGGCGGGATGTGTTTGCCCGTGGTGTAGCAGAAGATCTGGTAGAAATAGACCGTTCTGGTCTGGCGCTGGATATGCCACAGCTTATGCGGGCCTATATGGCAGCCATGCGGCGTAATGCGCGCAAGCGTATTTATGCGCCACGCACGTTACGGTTCTGGACAGTGCAAGATGCCTTAAGCAGGCTGACACGTCTGTTAGGAGAAACGCCACCGGGCTGGAGCAGTCTGGATATTTTTTTGCCAGATGTCTTGCCTGAACAGGCAGAAGGTGCAGATGCTGTGCGCCAACGGCGTGCTGCTGTGGCAGGTACACTTATTGCAGGGCTGGAATTGGCAAAAAGTGGAAGGCTGGAATTGCGGCAGGAAGAGGTGTTTGGGCAGATTATGTTGCGCCCGCATGAAGAAACTCACGAACCTGGGCATGATGGCGCTGAAAGCACCCTTTCCACAGAAGAAGCACAAAATGCATGA
- a CDS encoding SPOR domain-containing protein, with protein sequence MSDEDRPKFSADDRISRARERMSMDYEDPAPTRPSAVGSRPTENVLTRFLSSDTGTRRLVYGAAGLGGLLVLGIGGWALMGHHQHGIAIMGPPPVSMRTKPVDPGGMQLDSVAMPDEEGDPKAHPVPAPEKPNPEALAAQYGAQGGNDSGKTEGAPVPAIGAEGAGAEPTAAAPSADAQSTPAQEETEASTGGEEGDTAAAQSVENNPKPKPATPVPTKDTAATSKAAPADTKTSTVPHGGVEGGKYQVQLAAVQNEDEARKEWSRLKSRYPTLFGDSTPSFVRTEQNNATFYRLRVKGFASVATAREFCSAVRERGMACMAVRQ encoded by the coding sequence ATGAGTGATGAAGACCGCCCCAAATTTTCAGCAGATGACAGGATCAGCCGTGCGCGTGAGCGCATGAGCATGGATTACGAAGATCCAGCACCTACGCGGCCATCTGCTGTGGGTAGCCGCCCAACGGAGAACGTGCTGACCCGCTTTTTAAGTAGTGATACGGGCACGCGGCGTCTGGTTTATGGGGCTGCCGGTCTGGGTGGTTTGCTGGTGTTGGGTATTGGTGGCTGGGCGCTGATGGGGCACCATCAGCATGGCATCGCCATTATGGGGCCGCCGCCGGTTTCTATGCGCACAAAGCCGGTTGATCCGGGTGGAATGCAGCTTGATTCTGTTGCCATGCCGGATGAGGAAGGTGACCCAAAAGCACACCCTGTTCCGGCCCCAGAAAAACCTAATCCCGAAGCCTTGGCTGCCCAATACGGCGCACAGGGAGGGAATGATTCTGGTAAGACAGAGGGGGCACCAGTTCCGGCAATAGGAGCTGAAGGAGCAGGTGCAGAACCAACGGCAGCGGCACCTTCGGCAGATGCACAAAGCACTCCTGCGCAGGAAGAAACTGAAGCCTCTACTGGCGGAGAGGAAGGGGATACTGCGGCTGCGCAATCGGTTGAAAATAACCCGAAACCCAAGCCAGCCACGCCTGTTCCAACCAAGGATACTGCTGCAACAAGTAAAGCAGCGCCGGCTGATACAAAAACATCAACTGTGCCACATGGCGGTGTAGAGGGTGGAAAGTATCAGGTGCAGCTGGCTGCGGTGCAGAACGAAGATGAGGCACGTAAGGAGTGGTCACGCCTGAAGTCTCGTTATCCCACCTTATTCGGAGATAGCACGCCTTCCTTCGTGCGGACGGAGCAGAATAATGCCACGTTCTATCGCTTGCGGGTAAAAGGCTTTGCTTCTGTGGCAACTGCGCGTGAATTCTGTTCTGCAGTGCGAGAACGCGGCATGGCGTGTATGGCAGTGCGGCAGTAA